A window of the Microtus pennsylvanicus isolate mMicPen1 chromosome 4, mMicPen1.hap1, whole genome shotgun sequence genome harbors these coding sequences:
- the Itih2 gene encoding inter-alpha-trypsin inhibitor heavy chain H2 — protein sequence MQRLAGLLIWLFLLEEQAFEIPINGYSEFAEYEDLVKLAPGKFPFVQENGRYQRSLPEESGEKTDDVDQVTLYSYKVQSTITSRMATTMIQSKLVNNSPQSQNVVFDVQIPKGAFISNFTMTVNGMTFTSTIREKTVGRALYSQARAKGKTAGWVRSRNLDMENFNTEVNIPPGAKVQFELHYQEVKWRKLGSYEHKIHLQPGRLAKHLEVNVWIVEPQGMRYLHVPDTFEGHFQGVPVISKGHQKAHVSFKPTVAQQRKCPNCTQTAVDGELVVLYDVSREEKAGELEVFNGYFVHFFAPENLDPIPKNILFVIDVSGSMWGIKMKQTVEAMKTILDDLRTEDQFSVVDFNHNVRTWRNDLVSASKTQIADAKRYIEKIQPSGGTNINEALLRAIFILNEASNLGLLNPDSVSLIVLVSDGDPTVGELKLSKIQKNVKQNIQDNISLFSLGIGFDVDYDFLKRLSNENRGIAQRIYGNRDTSSQLKKFYNQVSTPLLRNVQFNYPQASVTDVTQNSFHNYFGGSEIMVAGKFDPTKLSEVQSIITATSANTELVLETLSQMDDLEDFLSKDKHADPDFTKKLWAYLTINQLLAERSLAPTATIKRKITKTILEMSLDHHIVTPLTAMVIENEAGDERMLADSPPQDHSCCSGALYYGTKVAPSSIPSWASPSPTPVMAMLAVGAKPLESTPPPHVNRVENDPHFIIYLPKSQKNICFNIDSEPGKILSLVSDPESGILVNGQLIGAKKAENGKLKTYFGKLGFYFQKEDMKIEISTETITLNNGSFTSRLSWSDTARLGNQRVLISVKKEKSVTLTLNKEMFFSVLLHHVWKKHPVNVDFLGIYIPPTNKFSPSVHGLLGQFMNEPSIHIFNERPGKDPGKPEASMEVKGHKLTVTRGLQKDYRTDIVFGTDVPCWFVHNSGKGFIDGHYKDYFVPQLYSFLKRP from the exons ATGCAGCGACTCGCAGGCCTTCTCATCTGGCTCTTTCTTCTGGAGGAACAAGCCTTTGAAATCCCCATAAACGGGTACTCTGAG TTCGCAGAATATGAAGATCTTGTGAAACTGGCCCCAGGCAAATTTCCATTTGTGCAAGAGAACGGAAGATATCAG AGAAGCCTTCCTGAAGAGTCAGGGGAGAAGACG GACGATGTTGATCAAGTAACTCTTTATAGCTACAAAGTCCAATCCACTATTACCTCTCGGATGGCCACCACTATGATCCAGAGCAAACTGGTGAATAATTCCCCACAGTCCCAAAATGTCGTGTTTGATGTTCAGATCCCCAAAGGAGCCTTTATCTCCAACTTCACCAT GACCGTGAATGGTATGACATTTACAAGCACCATCAGGGAGAAAACTGTGGGCCGAGCTCTTTATTCACAGGCAAGAGCAAAAGGCAAGACGGCCGGATGGGTGAG GAGCAGAAATCTCGATATGGAGAACTTTAACACCGAAGTAAACATTCCCCCTGGAGCAAAGGTGCAATTTGAACTTCATTACCAGGAAGTAAAGTGGAGGAAGCTGGGGTCCTATGAGCACAAGATTCATCTGCAGCCAGGAAGGCTGGCCAAACACTTGGAG GTGAACGTGTGGATTGTTGAACCTCAAGGGATGAGATATCTCCATGTTCCTGACACTTTTGAAGGCCATTTCCAAGGTGTTCCAGTCATATCCAAAGGACACCAGAAG GCACATGTCTCCTTCAAGCCCACAGTAGCACAACAAAGAAAATGCCCCAACTGCACCCAGACTGCAGTGGATGGAGAGCTGGTGGTGCTGTATGATGTCAGCAGAGAAGAGAAGGCCGGGGAGCTGGAG GTGTTTAATGGATACTTTGTGCACTTCTTTGCTCCTGAGAACCTGGACCCAATTCCCAAAAACATCCTTTTTGTGATAGATGTTAGTGGTTCCATGTGGGGAATAAAGATGAAACAG ACTGTAGAGGCGATGAAGACCATATTGGATGACCTAAGAACCGAAGACCAATTCTCTGTGGTTGACTTCAATCATAATGTTCGAacctggagaaatgacttagtCTCAGCATCTAAAACACAAATTGCAGATGCCAAGAGATACATTGAGAAAATCCAGCCTAGTGGAG GCACAAATATCAATGAGGCACTCCTGCGAGCAATTTTCATTTTGAATGAAGCCAGCAACTTGGGATTGTTGAACCCTGACTCAGTCTCTCTGAttgttttggtttctgatggAGATCCAACAGTGG GTGAACTAAAATTGTCCAAAATTCAGAAGAACGTGAAGCAGAACATCCAGGATAACATCTCCTTGTTCAGTTTGGGGATAGGATTTGATGTCGACTATGATTTTTTGAAGAGACTGTCCAACGAAAACCGTGGCATCGCTCAACGGATCTACGGGAACCGTGACACATCCTCCCAGCTCAAG aaattttACAACCAGGTCTCTACTCCACTGCTGAGGAACGTTCAGTTCAACTACCCCCAGGCGTCAGTAACAGACGTCACTCAGAACAGTTTCCACAACTACTTTGGAGGTTCTGAGATAATGGTGGCAGGAAAATTTGATCCGACTAAATTGTCTGAAGTTCAGAGCATCATCACTGCGACTTCG GCTAATACAGAATTGGTCTTGGAAACCCTGAGTCAGATGGATGACTTGGAGGATTTTCTATCAAAAGACAAGCATGCAGACCCTGACTTCACCAAAAAACTATGGGCCTATCTCACAATCAACCAGCTGTTAGCAGAGAG AAGCCTGGCTCCTACTGCTACCATCAAGAGGAAAATCACAAAAACAATCTTGGAGATGTCTCTAGACCATCATATTGTGACTCCACTGACCGCCATGGTGATTGAGAATGAGGCTGGGGACGAACGCATGCTGGCTGACTCCCCACCGCAGGACCATTCTTGCTGCTCAG GTGCATTGTATTATGGCACCAAGGTTGCCCCAAGTTCCATCCCCTCGTGGGCCAGTCCGTCCCCGACACCAGTGATGGCCATGCTTGCGGTAGGAGCGAAGCCACTTGAGTCCACCCCACCACCACATGTGAATCGAG TGGAAAATGACCCTCACTTCATCATTTACCTgcccaaaagccaaaagaatatTTGTTTCAATATTGACTCAGAACCTGGAAAAATCCTTAGCCTGGTGTCTGATCCAGAATCAG GGATTTTAGTCAATGGTCAGCTTATCGGTGCCAAGAAGGCAGAGAATGGAAAACTAAAAACCTACTTTGGAAAACTGGGATTTTACTtccaaaaagaagacatgaaaatagaaatcaGCACAGAGACCATCACCCTGAACAATGGTTCTTTTACATCTCGCTTGTCCTGGTCAGATACAGCTCgacttgggaatcagag GGTACTTATctctgtgaagaaagaaaagtctgtGACCCTCACCCTGAATAAGGAGATGTTCTTTTCTGTCCTGTTGCATCATGTGTGGAAGAAACATCCAGTCAATGTGGACTTTCTGGGGATCTACATTCCCCCCACAAACAAGTTTTCACCCAGTGTACATGGACTCTTAG GGCAGTTCATGAATGAGCCGAGCATACACATCTTCAATGAGAGACCAGGAAAAGATCCGGGAAAACCAGAGGCGAGCATGGAAGTGAAAGGACATAAGCTGACTGTCACCAG AGGCTTACAGAAGGACTACAGGACGGATATAGTGTTTGGAACGGATGTGCCCTGCTGGTTTGTGCACAACAGTGGGAAAGGTTTCATCGATGGGCACTACAAAGATTACTTCGTACCTCAGCTCTATAGCTTTCTTAAGCGGCCTTAA